The sequence GTCAAGCATGGTCAATTGGTGTTAGATGGCTTTGATAATGCCCATGCTGGTGATCTGGGCAACATTATCATCCGGTCAAATGGCGAGGGCACGTTGAGCGAAACCATCCCCGGACTCAACCTGACTCAGGGCAAATACGCGATCGCCAACCACGCCATCATCCTGCACGAAAATATGGATGACTTTGGTCAACCTACCGGAAACGCAGGCGGCAGAATCGGCTGCGGCATCATTCAGGTTTCGTCCAACCCACTGTAGAGGCGAAGCATTCACCAGAAAACCTATCTGTAGTTGCAAAACCTATCTATCGAATTCTCGCTCCCCCTGGAAAAGCAAAGAATTGAAAGAGCAAATCAATGGGGCGGATTGTTCCCATCGATCGCCACAATCACCACAGTAATGTTATCTCGTCCACCCTTATCTTTTGCCGCATTCACCAAGGCCATCGCCGCTTTGTCACAGGCTCGAATGGATTTGAGATGAGACGCAATCAGGTGATCCGACAGTTCTTCAGTTAACCCATCACTACACAACAACAGGCGATCGCTCGGTTGCACGTCCAGCGGTTGAGCATCCACCTGGCGCAGATCTTCCCGCCCCAAACACTTCGACAAAATGTGCCGCCAGGGATGAATCCGAGCCTGATCAGGCGTCAGATCCCCCAGCTTCATCGCTCGCGCCACCCAGGTATGGTCTTCTGTAATTTGCTCCAGCTTCGCTCCGCGCAATCGATATAACCGGGAATCTCCAATGTGGGCACACCAGGGTTGACCATTGCGGAAAATCACAACAACCGCCGTCGTCCCCATGTCTGACCGCTCTGGGTGCGCCACCTGGTCTTGTAGGATGGCTTGGTTTGCTTTAAGAAATGAGTTTTCTAAAAGAGTCTTAGAAGGTTCTAACGAGTTCCAATTCTCATCCAGATAAAGCTGAATCGAGCGGGTCGCAATCCGGCTTGCCTCCTGCCCTCCTGCATGACCTCCCATACCATCAGCGACGATAAAAAACCGTCCATCGGGGTCGATGTAATAGGCATCTTGATTAACTGAACGGAGGAGTCCCGGATCGGTAAGACCCGTGAAGAGACACTTCATAAAACGACTAGCATCGTAGACAAGTGGAATTTAAAACATTCGCTCGAAGCGATCGAGACGAATCAGAAGCCGAACTAGAGCAACAGCCGCAACAGCCGCTGCGATCGCTGATATCACAGCCAACCAAATAAATTGGTTTACTAACAAAATCGTAGCTGATAGAGTAAAAACTCCAACCAAAATGGTGTAGTTAGTCCCCATATTAACGTTACTAAGACGACGAAGCACCCGATCAGTTTCCGTCGATCGCACCCGGATACGCAGATCACCCCGTTCTAGTTTTTCGATTGTATCCTCAATTCGCCGAGGTAGACCCAATGCAGTGCTGCTAACTTGAGCCGCCTGCCGACTCAGCTCACCGAGAAACCCATTTGAATCAGACCCATTATCAGTACTCATAATTTGCATTGCAAATGGTTTTGCAACCTCCATAAAGTTAAACTCAGGATCTAACCCTTTGCCAACCCCCTCTAGTGTTGAAAAGGCTCGCATCACAAACGTAAACGTAGCAGGAAACCGAAACGGCTGATCGTAAGCAATTTCATACAAATCGTCACTAATCGCAGACACTGATTGGTTCTCAAACGGCTGATCCATAAAGTGATCCAGCATGTACTGAATCGATCGCCTGACTGGACCCATATCCTCTGCTGGCGCAAGCGCACCCAAATCAATCAAAGAAGCAACGACGCGATCGGCATCCTTTTGAGCAATCCCAAAAAAGGTATCTAATAACTTTTCACGGGTTACGAGTTGTACCCGCCCCATCATGCCAAAGTCATAAAAAATTAACGCCCCATCCGAGCTAACCGCAATGTTGCCAGGATGCGGATCCGCATGGAAGAAACCATCATTGAGCAATTGTTGTAAATATGCCCTGGCACCCAGCTGTGCCAGAACCTTCCGGTCTAAGCCAGCGGCCTCCAGTGCCTCATAATGGCTAATCTTAATACCCGGCAAATATTCCAGCGTCAGGACTCGCGGTGAAGCATACCGCCAGTACACACGAGGGACTTTTACCCAATCCTCATCCCGGAAGTTTCGCCGGAATGTATCCGCATTCCGCCCTTCATTGATGTACTCAATCTCTTCCCAGAGAATGCGGCAACACTCTTCATAGATGCCCAGCCAATCTCGACCCCGCCCCCAGGTGGGATGGCTTTGAAAGTAGCGAGCAATTCCCTTGAGAATAGCTAAGTCAATTTCAAATAATTTTCTTAAACCCGGTCGCTGCACTTTGACGACTACTTCTTCCCCAGAGTGCAACTGTGCCCGATGCACCTGCCCTAAACTTGCAGCCGCCAACGGAATGGGATCAAAGCTGCTGTAGAGTTCAGGAATCGTTTTACCAAAATCCTCAGCAATAATCTTCTCAACCTGTTCGTAGCTAAACGCAGGCACTCGATCCTGAAGCTTAGACAATTCCTCAACATATTCAACGGGGAACAAATCAGCACGAGTCGAGAATAACTGCCCAACTTTGATAAACGTTGGTCCCAGGTCAAGCAATGTCTCACGAATCCAGATGGCTAGCGATCGCCGACGAGACGCTTTAGCCTCATCCGTCATGCCACGGGAATAACTCCAGGGCTTGTTATAAGCCCACTGAGCCACCAGCAACTTCAACACAAATGACCAAATGTCAGTAAAGCGTCGATGCCGAGAATAATTTTCTCGATTCCAGCGATAGGCTTTACTGCCATAGGATTTTGCCCCATTAGACACGGGCAGACTGCTTATAACATTATCAGTAGACCTACTCTGTCCATCAAATCTTTCTCCTAAAACATAGGAATGAGCCGGAGATCCATGCTGTCTCGCGCGTTTTTTAGATGGAGGAGTGTCATCAGGAGGAAAAGCCACTCGATCGCCTACAAATCTTAGGGAACAATAAAGTAAACAGAATGTAACTAAACTAACGGCTACACCGTCATCACACAATCTTAATTAGAACGGTTGCGATAGAGCTGCAACTCTGCTCGCAGCTGAGCTGTCTCTGCTCGCAGTTCGTCAATCATGGCTTGCAAATCTTCTTGCTTATTAGATGACTCATAACTAGAGCCAGTTCGATTTTGCAAAGCCAATGCTTCTTCTCGATTTGCCCGCTCAAGAACTTGCTCCATAAATTGGCGCAGATTCTCTCGCTGCTCAGCATCAAACTTGCCCAAGTCACTTAGGGCATTTGTCAAAGAAGCTTCTAATTGCTCACCGACCGCTTCAGCAAAAGCTCTACCGACGAAAAAAGCATGAACCAAAGGGTTGCTCATAAAAAAAGCTCGTAAAGAAAGTTTGCATCCCATCCGCAAAAATTATAGCTTGCTTACTCTTATCGTGCCCCAACTTACAAGGGGATTGTAGGAGAAGAAGTAAAAAGTTGAATGGTATAACCCCCAACCCACTGAAGATCATCCGTGCTCTAGCCAGATGATGTTTCTGCGGTGATGGGTTAAGCTATATGCCACAAAAACAAGGCACTTACGCCACTGGCAAATCACTAAATAATGGAGTTGAGGAGCAATTTGATGACCTGATTCGTCTCTCTGAACGGTAGGCTATTGATGTGGAGCAAGACGCTAAATCAAAGCGCGAGAAATGAATGTTGGGTTTGTCTTACTTAAAACAATCTAGCTTAAGCCCCGTGTGGTGGCGCAGGACGACGATTGCCGTTCTGATCATGACGCTATTGCTAGCCACAGGTTGTCGTCAGCGAAATCGGACAGCTGAGCGACTGGCTGAAGATAGTGCTGCCGCCCAAGAAATTGAAAGTAATCTAACATTCAACAACATCACCCTGGAGCAAGCGAACGAACAGGGTCAGACTTTGTGGAATGTTCGGGCAGACCAAGCTATTTACAGCCAGGACCAACAAATTGCCCAGGTTACAAATCCGGATGGAGAGTTGTTTCAGGACGGCAAACCAATTTTTCGCATTCAAGCAAGCCAGGGTGAAGTTCGGGAAAACGGGGAAACCATTATGCTGCGAGGGCAGGTGGTTGCAACGGACATCAAGACTGGGGCTGTGCTACGGGGAGATGAACTAGATTGGAACCCGGCACAAGGATTGCTAATCATTCGTGGCAATCTGCGAGGCAGCCATCCCCAATTTCAAATGTCTGCCAATGAAGGAAGAGTGTTAACCCGCGATCGCCGCATGGAGCTTTCGGGTCAAGTCGTAGGACTGGCTTCTAACCCAACTGTGCGCTTGCAAGGCGAACGGTTGACCTGGAACATGGACGCGGAAACAGCCGTAAGCGATCGCCCCCTCCGCATCGATCGCCTCCAGGGAAGCCAAATTCTGGATACTGCCACGGGAGAAAGAGCGGAATTTAACTTGAAGACAAAAATTGCTACCCTTACTCAAAACGCCTTTCTCAACTTGGCCGATCCTCCTGTCCAGGTTTCTGGCAATTCCCTCATCTGGAACCTCACAGCCAGAACAGTTAATGCGAATCAACCTCTAACAGTAGTCCACCGCCAACAGCAGGTCACTCTCACCGCTAATCAAGGTCAGATTGATTTGCAAAAGCGCATT comes from Oscillatoria sp. FACHB-1407 and encodes:
- a CDS encoding PP2C family protein-serine/threonine phosphatase — translated: MKCLFTGLTDPGLLRSVNQDAYYIDPDGRFFIVADGMGGHAGGQEASRIATRSIQLYLDENWNSLEPSKTLLENSFLKANQAILQDQVAHPERSDMGTTAVVVIFRNGQPWCAHIGDSRLYRLRGAKLEQITEDHTWVARAMKLGDLTPDQARIHPWRHILSKCLGREDLRQVDAQPLDVQPSDRLLLCSDGLTEELSDHLIASHLKSIRACDKAAMALVNAAKDKGGRDNITVVIVAIDGNNPPH
- a CDS encoding ABC1 kinase family protein, producing the protein MSNGAKSYGSKAYRWNRENYSRHRRFTDIWSFVLKLLVAQWAYNKPWSYSRGMTDEAKASRRRSLAIWIRETLLDLGPTFIKVGQLFSTRADLFPVEYVEELSKLQDRVPAFSYEQVEKIIAEDFGKTIPELYSSFDPIPLAAASLGQVHRAQLHSGEEVVVKVQRPGLRKLFEIDLAILKGIARYFQSHPTWGRGRDWLGIYEECCRILWEEIEYINEGRNADTFRRNFRDEDWVKVPRVYWRYASPRVLTLEYLPGIKISHYEALEAAGLDRKVLAQLGARAYLQQLLNDGFFHADPHPGNIAVSSDGALIFYDFGMMGRVQLVTREKLLDTFFGIAQKDADRVVASLIDLGALAPAEDMGPVRRSIQYMLDHFMDQPFENQSVSAISDDLYEIAYDQPFRFPATFTFVMRAFSTLEGVGKGLDPEFNFMEVAKPFAMQIMSTDNGSDSNGFLGELSRQAAQVSSTALGLPRRIEDTIEKLERGDLRIRVRSTETDRVLRRLSNVNMGTNYTILVGVFTLSATILLVNQFIWLAVISAIAAAVAAVALVRLLIRLDRFERMF
- a CDS encoding DUF6825 family protein; this translates as MSNPLVHAFFVGRAFAEAVGEQLEASLTNALSDLGKFDAEQRENLRQFMEQVLERANREEALALQNRTGSSYESSNKQEDLQAMIDELRAETAQLRAELQLYRNRSN
- the lptC gene encoding LPS export ABC transporter periplasmic protein LptC is translated as MLGLSYLKQSSLSPVWWRRTTIAVLIMTLLLATGCRQRNRTAERLAEDSAAAQEIESNLTFNNITLEQANEQGQTLWNVRADQAIYSQDQQIAQVTNPDGELFQDGKPIFRIQASQGEVRENGETIMLRGQVVATDIKTGAVLRGDELDWNPAQGLLIIRGNLRGSHPQFQMSANEGRVLTRDRRMELSGQVVGLASNPTVRLQGERLTWNMDAETAVSDRPLRIDRLQGSQILDTATGERAEFNLKTKIATLTQNAFLNLADPPVQVSGNSLIWNLTARTVNANQPLTVVHRQQQVTLTANQGQIDLQKRIMYLTQNVRAEGQRNQSQLRSDRLTWNIPTQDFLAEGNVDYRQNNPLVTSRGPRATGKLQNQTIVLSGGRITTQIVP